The DNA region AAGTACATATAGTCATTTTCAAGTAACTATATGTTTTTAAAGTGCGTACTTACATCGTTAGCAGTTCACGGTTATGATGGGCTTACGTTCACCACATTCTAAATCATCGGGAGTGATTATAATGGAATTGCAGTTGGCGCTTGATCTTGTCAACATCCCTGAAGCCAAACAAATCGTGGCCGAGGTGCAGGAGCATATCGATATCGTGGAAATCGGAACCCCCGTGGTCATTAACGAAGGTCTCCGCGCGGTCAAAGAAATTAAGGAACAGTTTCCGTCATTAAAAGTGCTGGCCGATTTGAAAGTGATGGATGCCGGCGCATACGAAGTGATGAAAGCCGCGGAAGCCGGCGCGGATATCGTAACCATTCTGGGGGCGACGGACGACGCCACGATTCGGGGCGCTGTGGAAGAGGCCAAAAAACATAACACCAAAATATTGGTGGATATGATCAACGTAAAAGATATCGAAACCCGGGCCCGGGAAATCGACGCATTGGGCGTAGACTACATCTGCGTTCATACCGGTTACGATTTGCAGGCGGAAGGCCAAAGTCCGTTTGAGCAATTGCGGATCATCAAGAACGTCGTGAAAAATTCCAAAACGGCGGTGGCCGGCGGAATCAAGCTGGACACCCTGCCCGACGTAGTCAAGGCCAATCCCGATCTTGTCATCGTTGGCGGAGGAATTACCGGACAGGCCGACAAAAAGGCCGTGGCCGCAGAAATGCAAAGATTGGTCGCTCAGGGGTAACGGTGCGGATGGATACCGTGCAATATGCCGCAAAAATTATCGAAGAGCTGCAGCATTCCGTCTCTTTTATTCAGGAAGCCGAAGCCGATCGGTTGGTAGACCGGCTGCTCCAGGCCGATAAAGTGTTTGTGGCCGGGGCGGGCCGTTCCGGGTTTATGGCGAAATCGTTTGCCATGCGGCTGATGCAAATGGGCCTTGACGCTTACGTCGTCGGTGAAACGGTGACCCCCAGCATCGGCAAGAACGACGTGCTGGTCATCGGTTCCGGCTCCGGAGAGACGAAAGCACTGGTCAGCATGGCGCAAAAGGCGAAAACGCTGGAAGCCGGGGTAGCGCTCGTCACCATCTCCCCCGAATCCGCTATCGGGAAACTGGCCGACGTGATCGTACGCCTGCCGGGTTCTCCGAAGGATAAGGAGCAAAGCCGTTACAATACGATTCAGCCCATGGCCTCCTTGTTCGAACAAACGCTGTTGATTTTTTATGACGCGGTCATTCTAAAATGCATGGAACGCAAAGGAATCACGGGCAGCGAGATGTACGGCAGGCACGCAAACTTGGAATAGCGCGTAGACCTCGAATAACACTAAACCTGGAATAACGCCGCAAAGCAGGCCGGACCTATGGACGGCCTGCTTTTTTTGAACCGGAGTTTTCTTACTCATGACTAAAGTCGCATTTTTGTGATAACTCGTTATCAAACTTTCTCCCCTCATCTATCAAAGCGGTTATATGTATCCCATCCATTAGTCCCTGTCTATACATGATCGAATAAACCTTTGAAATTCTTTCATTTTGCAGTTCCTCGTATTGATACAACTTGGATTGCTTGTCCTTAGGCAAACATTGAAGCATTTCATTGAATAACAATTGCAATCTCTTCGATTTACCACGATACTCATCTTGGATCGACACGCCATTCCCAATTTCATCAGTCCGCAGCTCTATCAGCTCATTCAAATAGCTTCTTATCGTTTCCATGGACCATCACACTCCATCCCCAAGTGATGCCCATATTATATCAACGTGAATAAATTTTTTATACGATCACATTGACATCAAAGTGATGTCACCATACCCACATTGCGCTTAGAACAAGGGATTTTTGAAAAAATTATATTTATAGCCGATAAAATAAACGCTCAATCGTAATAAAAAACCTGTTCGACTTACTGGCAAAAATGCGCTTGATCAGCTTTACCTACTACGACGATTAATTGTATTTTGCACAACTAACTTCATACCCAACTGCCCAATCACTCGTTTTAATTGCATTTCATACAATTACATTCCCGTTTCTTTCCCCTTCCTCAAAAAAGAGCGGAGTAATTGTAGGATTTGCACTTAATCAAGTGCTATGGAGTATTTCCGGATAAATAATTGTACATTTTGCAACTACTGCAACGATTAAATCGAGATAACTCGCCGGCTTAACCCGTTTATGTATACAGACACACATAGCGACGGACCCAGGAGTACAAGAGTATCGGCCTTCTGAATTAGCTTCTATCATTTTCGAGAATTTGGAATATAAGTGGACGAGGTGCATCGGTGGGTGGACGCGGTGGAGCTAACCCGAAGGGGGGTGGGGCCGTGTCCATTCTTGAATTGTGCTTGAAACTGTTGGACGGGGTGTCGAGGCTGGTCGGGGTTCTGACCGGAATTAGCACGTTGCTTACCGCCCGCAAACAGGCGCGAGAAAAAAAACCACCGGGAATAGGTTGCCCTCAAGGTCTTTAAATCATTCGTCAAATTTATTGAGCCAATACATCGGCTTTTGTGTACTAGACATGGATTTAAGTAAATCTAATGTTTCTTTCTTTTTCACCTTAAGTGCATCTTTTAGCTTTTCGGGAGCTATGTCTCGTATATCTTCCAACATTCAGCATTCTTCAAACATTTCAATTATTTCCTTGTTCGCATCATTTTGTTTTAGAAGTTGTGCCACATAAGGACGGTATAGATATGCATATGCATATGCATATGCATATGCATCTTCAAATGTTAATGCCCCTTCAAGTAAGGAATCAAGCATACCAAGATTTAATATACATAAAAATTTTTGAATCTCATCTGAATGCTTCAATTGAATTTGTAAATTCAATGTACCACTCCTTTATTTGGGCATTTGACTTGACGAGTTACTCCACCCGTTTTTCACCTTGACATTATAAACTTGACCTAATTGGCTTTGGAAGTAGTGGATTGAGATTTTTTTACCATTTGCATTCATTCCATCCTTGTAAATTTTGTGCCAAGTACCGAATTCTATAGCTCGTAGTTCCTTAAGTAATTCTGTATTGTTGACCTTATTCTTCACAGTTCCGTTTCTAGCAGCTGAAAAACCTTGTGGGTAGAGAGGAGCATCCTTAATTGATTTATATACATATTTGTAACGCACAATTATGAACCCAAATACCAAGGTTAGAGACAAAGTAAGTCTAACGGTTGTATCCGTCGCTATTTTGCGAAAAAAGACCCTTTCGAAATTTTAACGGTTGTGAGCGTTGTTATCTGCTCTAATCTGAGCCCAAATAGCCGATTTTTAGCTAAATAGGCGCCATGGCAACCGTTAGAATTTGAAAAAGGCGTTATTGGAGCAAATAGCGGCTGTGGCAACCGTTAAAATGGGCCTTAATGCAATTCGACGAAATAAGGTTATTTCGGTCCGTTAGCCCGTCCCACGTACTCTGATCTCTTGTCCAATCCGATTCCCTTTTCCTGTATCCCGTGCCTTATTTATATATCGGAAGTAGGAATCTGGAATGAGAGAGGAATCTGCAAAACATATAGTTCTTTATGCCCAACCGGAGACACCGTGCCGCAAATAAAAACCCCTCCTTGGAAAAACACTTCCAATTGAGGGGTTATGCACGTTTTCGGAATTTGTTCTATTATTAAGGGCTAAGCTTCCTTAGGTTTCACCATGCGCGTGAATACTTTGATCACCTCGCTCAGCAGCAGCGGGATAAGCGCCAGCCCAATGACGATGGCCCAATCCGCAAAACTCAGATTCTGCACTTTGAAGGCCGCGGCCAAAAACGGAACCGTGATGGAAACGAACTGTAAAAACAAACCCGCGAGGACCGCCCCGACCAACAGCTTGTTGGAGAACAGGCCAACGGTAAAAATCGACTTCGTGGCGCTGCGTTTCGAAAAAGAGTAAAACAGCTGCGAAGCCGCCAAAACGACAAACGCCATCGTCCGCGCATAGGTCATCGCGTCTGCGGGAATATTTTCAGACCTTAGTCCATAGCCGTATTCGCGTAGGCCCACGTAAAAAGCAACCAGCGTCAGCGCCCCGATCAGCAGGCCGCCGATCACGGCCCGTACCGCGGCGCCGCCGGCGAAGAAGCCCTCCTTCGGATCCCGCGGCTTGCGTTTCATCACATCTTCTTCGCCCGGATCAACCCCGAGCGCGATCGCCGGCAGCGTGTCCGTCACCAGATTGATCCAGAGAAGCTGAGTGGCCAACAGTGGCAAAGGCCAGAAAAAGACGATCGACGCCAAAATCGCTACGACTTCCCCAAAGTTGCAGGCCAATAAAAACGTCACCGTTTTGCGGATGTTGGCATAAATATTCCGGCCTTGCCGGATCGCATGGACGATCGTCGTAAAGTTATCGTCGGTCAGGATCATATCGGCGGCGCCCTTCGATACGTCGGTACCGGTAATGCCCATGGCCACCCCGATATCGGCGGTTTTCAAGGACGGCGCGTCATTCACCCCGTCCCCCGTCATCGAGACGATATTTCCCTGGGCCTTATACGCTTTGACGATCTTGACCTTGTGCTCGGGGGACACGCGGGCGAACACGCGGATATTGGGGATTTGCCGGGCAAATGCTTCGTCCGTCATCTCGTCAATATCCGCGCCCGTCATGCTCTGCTCCAGGGAACTGGCGATCTCCAACTCCTTGGCGATGGCGACCGCGGTATTTCGGTGATCGCCCGTGATCATCACCGGCGTAATCCCGGCCATTTTCGCCTCCCTTATCGAGTCCTTTACCTCGGTGCGCGGCGGATCGATCATTCCCACAAAGCCGAGGATCGTCAAATCCTGTTCCATTTCCTCCGGCGGCAGTGGGCGGTCGGTGTCCTTATAGGCTGCGCCAAGCACCCTTAGCGCGTCGTCCGACATTTTTTCGGCCGCCTGCAAGTATTGGCCTTTCAGTTCCTCGGTCAGCGGCACCACTTCCCCCTTGACGACGGCCGAAACCGAAATCCGCAGGAGCTGGTCGATCGCCCCTTTCGTATGGACGCGGTAGCCCTCCCGGGTCTGATTTAAGGTGGACATCAGCTTGCGGTCGGAATCGAAGGGCTTTTCGTTTACCCTTTTATATTCCGCTTCCAGCGAACGCTTCTGAATATTATACTGTTCGCCGTAGGCAACCAGGGCGATTTCCGTGGGATCGCCGGTTCCCTGGCCGTTCTCGTAGGTAGCGTCAGAGCAGAGGACGAAGGTTTTGATCATCTCCAAAGGCGGTTCTTCATTTAAGGGGGCGGCGGTAAAATACTCGACCACCGTCATTTTATTTTGCGTCAGCGTTCCCGTTTTGTCCGAGCAGATGATGTTCACGGAACCTAACGTTTCGACCGCAGGCAGTTTCTTTACGATCGCGTTAATCCGCGACATGCGGGTAACGCCAAGCGCAAGCACGATCGCCACGATGGCCGGAAGCCCTTCCGGAATCGCCGCCACCGCCAGGCTGATCGCGGTAAGAAACAATTCGAACAGGTCGCGTCCTTGGATCAGCCCGATCACGAAAATCAGCACGCAGATGCCGATGGCGATGTAACCGAGTATTTTGCCGAGCTCTTCCAGCTTTTTTTGCAAGGGCGTGAACTCCCGGGTGTCTTCGTCGAGAATTTTGGCGATTTTACCCATCTCCGTGTCCATGGCCGTCGACACGACAACTCCTTCGCCGCGCCCGTAGGTGACCAGCGTCGACATGAACGCCATATTGGTCAGATCGCCGACCGGCATCTTCGGGTCCTCGTGGATGTCGTCGGCGTTTTTATCCGCCGGCACGGATTCCCCGGTCAAAGCCGATTCCTCGATCTGCAGGTTGGCGCTCGCCAGCAGGCGCAGATCAGCCGGAATGTAGCGCCCGGCATCGAGGATGACGATGTCCCCGGGCACAACCTCCCCGGAGTCGATTTCCTTCACCTCGCCGTCGCGGCGGACGAGCGATTTGGGCGTCGTCATCCGCTGCAGCGCTTCGATTGCTTTCTCCGCCTTTTGCTCCTGGATCACGCCGATGACCGCGTTCAGGAGCACGACGGCCAGGATGATCACTGCATCCATGTATTCCCCGACAAACAAGGTCACTACGGCAGCACCCAGTAAAACGTAAATGAGCATATCTTTGAGCTGGGCCAAAAAGAGAGACAACATGCTTTTTTTCGGTTTGCCCTTCAGCTTGTTCGGTCCGTACTTGCTTAACCGGGCTTTGGCTTCCGCGCTTGTCAAGCCCGGCGCCGGGTCGGCCTGCAGCTCCCGCAGCACGGCTTCCCGGGATTTTGTATGCCACATCGGCAGCACCTCTTATTCAGGATATATTCAAAATGGACCCTACCCCATTATTGTAAACCTGTTCCATCCATAATTATGAGTACGCACATGAAATTGAATGAATCACGCCACAATTTTGCCATGATTTAAAAGCGCGCCATTTGCCAGCATCAAGATGAAAAAAAACCGGCGCTATGCTACAATACTTGAATGTGTTAACGGGAATTTATTTAGGAGGGTATTTCAATCACCATGCTGATTATAGGTATCGCCGGCGGAACCGGCTCCGGTAAAACCACGGTGGCCCGCTCGGTTATAGAGCAGCTTGATACGGATAAAGTGACATTCATCTCGCAGGATAATTACTATAAAGATCAAACCCATCTGACGATGTCCGAACGGGAAAAGACCAACTACGACCACCCTTTCGCCTTCGACAATGAACTGCTTGTGGAGCATCTCACCCTTCTGAAAAACGGACAAGCCGCTTACGCGCCGGTGTACGATTTCACGATCCATACCCGGTCCGACAGAACGATCATGCTGCAGCCCAACAATATCGTTATCGTCGAGGGACTGTTCGTGCTGTATGACGAGAAGCTGCGGGGCCTGCTCGACATTAAAGTGTTCGTGGACACCGATTCCGACGTCCGCATCCTCCGCCGCGTGTTGCGGGATATCGAGGAACGCGGCCGCTCGATCCATTCCATCCACCAGCAGTACCTCGCCACTGTAAAGCCGATGCATGAAGCCTTCATCGAGCCGTCCAAAAAATACGCCGACCTCATCATCCCCGAAGGCGGGCATAACGAAGTCGGCATCCAAATGCTGGCGATCCTGACCGAAAAATATTTATCCGGAGGCGCCCGGTAAACCCGGGCCGCCTCTTCTTTTTGCGGGAGGCGCCGGCTTTATGGCCGGGACATTTTGCCATATGATAAAATGGCATTAATAATGGGGAGAGGACGGGATGTTTCGTGCGGGGAAAAACTTTGCTGCTTGATCACATCAAATCGCATTTGCTGTTTTACCTGACGGCCGTCGGGTTCCTGGCGGTTGCCAACATCACGTATTCGTATTTCCCGAAAGTGCTGGGAGAGTTTACCGATAACCTGCAAACCGGCAATCTGACGAGAAACGGCGTCGTTTACCACGCCTCGATTCTCGCCTTGATCGCGCTCGTTTACGGAGGCTGCTTCGGAATCGGCCAATACATTAACCATCGCCTCGGCCGCATCTTCGAATTCCGCGCCCGCCAGCAGTTGTTCGGGCACTTTACCCGCTTAAGCGAATCCTTCTTTTCCAAAAACGGCATCGGCAAGCTGCTGAGCTACGTGATGAATGACGTCACCGGCGTGCGAGAGTCGATCGCTAACGGATTAAATCAAATGACCAATGCGTCGGTTTTGCTGATTTCCGTCATCGTGATGATGGCGGTGAGCGATATTCCGGCGCTTTTGATCGTGGTCAGCATTTTGCCGCTCATCGCCATCCCGTTCCTGGTCGTCCGCATCGGCCCGTTGATTCGCGACCGCTCGCGGAAGGTGCAGGAGTCGCTGGCGGCCATGACCGAGTCGGCGGAAGAGCAGTTTGAGGGCGTCAAAGTGACCAAAAGCTTCGCCGCCGAAGACACCGCCTACCGCCGGTTCGGCGAAACCGTCGACCGGATCTTAGGCAATCAGCTGTCTCTGGTCCGCATCACCTCGTTGTTTCAGGTGCTGCTGCCGTTCACCGGCGCGATGGCGATGGCCATCGCCATCGCCTACGGCGGCATGCTGGTGACGCGCGGGGAACTGTCGCTTGGCAATTTCGTGGCGCTGACGCTGTATTTGCGCATGATCATGAATCCGCTGCGCTTGATCGGCAACGTCATCAATGCGATGCAGCGCTCCAGGGCTTCGCTGGACCGGTTGAACCGGCTGCTTGCCGTGAAGCCGGACATCCGCGAAGCCGAAAGTGCGCTGCAGCTCGAAGACCGGCCGCTGAGCATCGAAATCCGGAATTTAACCTTTTCGTATCCCGAAGCGGCCAGACCGTCGCTTACGGACATCCGTCTCCGCTTGAAGCCGGGCCAGACCTTAGGCATCGTCGGCCGGACGGGCAGCGGCAAAACGACGCTCGTCAAGCTGCTGCTGCGGATTTACGATCCGCCGCGGGGCACGGTGTTGATCGGCGGCGACGACGTCCTCGACTTGTCGCTGGAGAGCCTGCGCTCGGAGATCGCCTACGTACCGCAGGACGGCTTCCTGTTCAGCACGACGATCCGCGACAACATCGCCTTTTTCGACCGGGATTCAGAGCTGAAAAAAGTCGTGGAAGCGTCAAAGCTCGCCGACCTGTACGACAACATCGCCGCCTTCCCCGACAAGTTCGAAACTAAGCTGGGGGAACGCGGGCTGACCTTGTCGGGCGGACAACGCCAGCGCACCAGCCTGGCGCGGGGGCTGATCAAGGACGCCCCGATCCTGCTGCTGGACGACAGCGTCAGCGCGGTGGACGCCGTAACCGAGACGAAAATCCTGACCAATCTGCGCTTGGCGCGCGAAGGCAAAACGACGGTGATCATCGCCCATCGCATCAGCGCCGTTAAACACGCCGACCATATCCTCGTGCTTGAGGATGGCCGGATCGCCGAGCAGGGCACGCACGACCAATTGCTGAATGCCGGCGGGTTATACGCCGCGCTGCACGCCATTCAGGAAGGAGGGGAAAGCGATGCCGGCTAAAACCATGGAACAAAGTCCGAAAAAATACGAGCTATCCCCGGAAAACCGGCGCAAGGCGTTCGCCGCCCTTTTCGCTTACGCCAAACCTCACCGCAAGGCGTTCCTTGGCGTGTTCGCCTTTGCGTTCCTGGCGATCGCCGCCGACCTCCTGCAGCCGGTGCTGATCAAATACGCCATCGACGAAAAGGTGTTGTTCGGAGCACACGGAGCTGGTATCCTGTTAACGCTTGCAATCACGTATTTGCTGTTGGAGGCTATCAGCGGCATATTTTCTTATTTCCAGGCCAATATGCTGCAGCGCGCCGGCCAGAGCATCGTTGCCCGCTTGCGCAAGGATTTGTTCCGCCACATCACCGGACAGTCTATGTCCTTCTTCGACCGCAGCTCCGCGGGAGGGCTTGTCACCAATGAGTCCAGCGATACGGAGACGATTAACCAGTTTTTCACCCAAGTGCTGTTAAGCCTCGTACGCGACGGGTTGTCGCTCATTTTGATCGTCGTCTTCATGTTCGCCCTGGATGCCCGCCTCGCCTTGTACTGCATGATCCTGTTTCCGATTATTACGGCCATTTCCCTGGCCTTCCGCAAATATTTGCGCACCTGCTACCAGCGGGCCCGCGCCCTGTTGTCCCGGCTGATCGCCTTCACTGCGGAAAATTTGACCGGCATGAGCCTGATTCAGTCCTTTCATCAGGAGAAGGAGCAGGCGTCGCGGTTTACGCAGCGGAACACCGTCTACCTGCAGGCCAACCTGCAGGAGGTGCGGGCTTCGGTGCTGTTCAACCGTTCCTTCGATATTTTGGGCAACCTGTCCGTCGCCTTTGTCGTGTGGATCGGCGGGATCGCGGTGCTGGGACAGCGCATCGAATTCGGCGTGCTTTACGCGTTCATCAGCTATATCCGCCAGTTTTTCCAGCCGATCAACGCCATCACGCAGCAGTGGAACACGCTGCAATCGACGATGGTATCGATGGACCGGCTGTGGCGCATCTTCTCGGTCGAGCCGGAGGTGCGTGATCCGGAGCCGGAGGATGCCGTGCCCGCCGACCTCGCCTCCGTTCGCGGCCGGATCGATTTCAACCGCATCCGGTTTTCGTACACCGCAGGCCAGGAAGTGCTGCACGGCCTGGAATTACATATCCGCGAGGGGGAGTTCATCGGCATCGTCGGCACGACCGGCGCGGGCAAAAGCTCGCTGGTCAACCTGTTGACCCGCTTCTATGATGTAAGCGAGGGAAGCGTCGAGATCGACGGCATCGACATCCGGCGCCTGCCGTTAGAGTCCCTGCACCGCATGGTCGGACTGGTCCAGCAGGACCCGTTCCTGTTCTCCGGTACCATCGTCGACAACGTCCGCCTGTTCCGGCAAGAGATCAGCCGCGAAGAGGTGATCGAGGCGTGCCAGCGGGTCGGCGCCCATCCGATGATCAAGCGGCTCAAAGACGGATACGATACGCTGCTGTCCAACCGGGGCAGCGGGCTGTCCGCCGGGGAGCGGCAGTTGATTTCTTTTGCCCGCATCCTTACGTTTAAGCCGAAGATCCTGATCCTGGACGAAGCGACCGCCAACCTCGATTCTCAAACGGAGCTGCTGATCCAAAACGCGCTGCACGTCGTTTCCGAGGGACGGACCACCCTGGTGATCGCCCACCGCCTGTCCACCGTCCAGCAT from Paenibacillus macerans includes:
- a CDS encoding ABC transporter ATP-binding protein yields the protein MRGKTLLLDHIKSHLLFYLTAVGFLAVANITYSYFPKVLGEFTDNLQTGNLTRNGVVYHASILALIALVYGGCFGIGQYINHRLGRIFEFRARQQLFGHFTRLSESFFSKNGIGKLLSYVMNDVTGVRESIANGLNQMTNASVLLISVIVMMAVSDIPALLIVVSILPLIAIPFLVVRIGPLIRDRSRKVQESLAAMTESAEEQFEGVKVTKSFAAEDTAYRRFGETVDRILGNQLSLVRITSLFQVLLPFTGAMAMAIAIAYGGMLVTRGELSLGNFVALTLYLRMIMNPLRLIGNVINAMQRSRASLDRLNRLLAVKPDIREAESALQLEDRPLSIEIRNLTFSYPEAARPSLTDIRLRLKPGQTLGIVGRTGSGKTTLVKLLLRIYDPPRGTVLIGGDDVLDLSLESLRSEIAYVPQDGFLFSTTIRDNIAFFDRDSELKKVVEASKLADLYDNIAAFPDKFETKLGERGLTLSGGQRQRTSLARGLIKDAPILLLDDSVSAVDAVTETKILTNLRLAREGKTTVIIAHRISAVKHADHILVLEDGRIAEQGTHDQLLNAGGLYAALHAIQEGGESDAG
- the udk gene encoding uridine kinase, with product MLIIGIAGGTGSGKTTVARSVIEQLDTDKVTFISQDNYYKDQTHLTMSEREKTNYDHPFAFDNELLVEHLTLLKNGQAAYAPVYDFTIHTRSDRTIMLQPNNIVIVEGLFVLYDEKLRGLLDIKVFVDTDSDVRILRRVLRDIEERGRSIHSIHQQYLATVKPMHEAFIEPSKKYADLIIPEGGHNEVGIQMLAILTEKYLSGGAR
- the hxlA gene encoding 3-hexulose-6-phosphate synthase, with translation MELQLALDLVNIPEAKQIVAEVQEHIDIVEIGTPVVINEGLRAVKEIKEQFPSLKVLADLKVMDAGAYEVMKAAEAGADIVTILGATDDATIRGAVEEAKKHNTKILVDMINVKDIETRAREIDALGVDYICVHTGYDLQAEGQSPFEQLRIIKNVVKNSKTAVAGGIKLDTLPDVVKANPDLVIVGGGITGQADKKAVAAEMQRLVAQG
- a CDS encoding ABC transporter ATP-binding protein — protein: MPAKTMEQSPKKYELSPENRRKAFAALFAYAKPHRKAFLGVFAFAFLAIAADLLQPVLIKYAIDEKVLFGAHGAGILLTLAITYLLLEAISGIFSYFQANMLQRAGQSIVARLRKDLFRHITGQSMSFFDRSSAGGLVTNESSDTETINQFFTQVLLSLVRDGLSLILIVVFMFALDARLALYCMILFPIITAISLAFRKYLRTCYQRARALLSRLIAFTAENLTGMSLIQSFHQEKEQASRFTQRNTVYLQANLQEVRASVLFNRSFDILGNLSVAFVVWIGGIAVLGQRIEFGVLYAFISYIRQFFQPINAITQQWNTLQSTMVSMDRLWRIFSVEPEVRDPEPEDAVPADLASVRGRIDFNRIRFSYTAGQEVLHGLELHIREGEFIGIVGTTGAGKSSLVNLLTRFYDVSEGSVEIDGIDIRRLPLESLHRMVGLVQQDPFLFSGTIVDNVRLFRQEISREEVIEACQRVGAHPMIKRLKDGYDTLLSNRGSGLSAGERQLISFARILTFKPKILILDEATANLDSQTELLIQNALHVVSEGRTTLVIAHRLSTVQHADRIIVIQSGRIAEQGTHEQLLAQSGYYAELIRHSRGEPGVTA
- a CDS encoding cation-translocating P-type ATPase; the encoded protein is MWHTKSREAVLRELQADPAPGLTSAEAKARLSKYGPNKLKGKPKKSMLSLFLAQLKDMLIYVLLGAAVVTLFVGEYMDAVIILAVVLLNAVIGVIQEQKAEKAIEALQRMTTPKSLVRRDGEVKEIDSGEVVPGDIVILDAGRYIPADLRLLASANLQIEESALTGESVPADKNADDIHEDPKMPVGDLTNMAFMSTLVTYGRGEGVVVSTAMDTEMGKIAKILDEDTREFTPLQKKLEELGKILGYIAIGICVLIFVIGLIQGRDLFELFLTAISLAVAAIPEGLPAIVAIVLALGVTRMSRINAIVKKLPAVETLGSVNIICSDKTGTLTQNKMTVVEYFTAAPLNEEPPLEMIKTFVLCSDATYENGQGTGDPTEIALVAYGEQYNIQKRSLEAEYKRVNEKPFDSDRKLMSTLNQTREGYRVHTKGAIDQLLRISVSAVVKGEVVPLTEELKGQYLQAAEKMSDDALRVLGAAYKDTDRPLPPEEMEQDLTILGFVGMIDPPRTEVKDSIREAKMAGITPVMITGDHRNTAVAIAKELEIASSLEQSMTGADIDEMTDEAFARQIPNIRVFARVSPEHKVKIVKAYKAQGNIVSMTGDGVNDAPSLKTADIGVAMGITGTDVSKGAADMILTDDNFTTIVHAIRQGRNIYANIRKTVTFLLACNFGEVVAILASIVFFWPLPLLATQLLWINLVTDTLPAIALGVDPGEEDVMKRKPRDPKEGFFAGGAAVRAVIGGLLIGALTLVAFYVGLREYGYGLRSENIPADAMTYARTMAFVVLAASQLFYSFSKRSATKSIFTVGLFSNKLLVGAVLAGLFLQFVSITVPFLAAAFKVQNLSFADWAIVIGLALIPLLLSEVIKVFTRMVKPKEA
- the hxlB gene encoding 6-phospho-3-hexuloisomerase, producing the protein MDTVQYAAKIIEELQHSVSFIQEAEADRLVDRLLQADKVFVAGAGRSGFMAKSFAMRLMQMGLDAYVVGETVTPSIGKNDVLVIGSGSGETKALVSMAQKAKTLEAGVALVTISPESAIGKLADVIVRLPGSPKDKEQSRYNTIQPMASLFEQTLLIFYDAVILKCMERKGITGSEMYGRHANLE